The Verrucomicrobiia bacterium genome contains a region encoding:
- a CDS encoding CvpA family protein, which produces MLIWIVGVLLLALAGVIGYFLGAIRSAICLAGLVVSAALAKTVGAWCAGLIPLIGFTNPVWQFYLPPLVGFLLLSLVFLGVALGVDYWVQKRYRNSTDEYSYARWLRLNRRMGTAVGAGVGTVWLVLLGMVAYVPGYLSTQLANEDEGTMSLRFANQFARGMEQSGLSRIVERFQPADEAHYLASDILGMVYHNPSVHSRLASYPPFLGMAERQEVADLGRDPEIQTLLQSRAGLMEILEHPRIRAVADNHEIVNELLELDLRDLEAYLRTGVSDRFKDERILGRWRLNVRRSIAEMRNVGSERLPAVEFNLLRRALNVYLDEMVLGFTTDHRALLKVKAKDEHKLLEVVGRAGSASAPTSATPVDGEYAPSAPGSGSGMTARSLAARALPQAQPTESTADLYRDRYGLGGGGGGGGGGVQQRGVPLATTTPRMAPGRPPSRPSSSSILAPMMTTGDGEWSRAGDDYRIRISQGGNSLDLQATIRDRQMMTSVDGRILVFDRL; this is translated from the coding sequence ATGCTCATCTGGATTGTCGGCGTACTGCTCCTGGCCCTGGCAGGTGTCATTGGCTACTTCCTGGGTGCGATTCGATCCGCGATATGCCTGGCGGGGCTGGTGGTCAGCGCGGCGCTGGCGAAGACCGTGGGGGCGTGGTGTGCCGGGTTGATTCCGTTGATCGGCTTCACCAATCCGGTCTGGCAGTTCTACCTGCCGCCGCTGGTGGGGTTTCTGCTTTTGTCGCTGGTGTTTCTGGGGGTGGCGCTGGGGGTGGATTACTGGGTTCAGAAGCGGTATCGGAACAGCACGGACGAATACTCCTATGCCCGGTGGCTGCGTTTGAACCGGCGCATGGGGACGGCGGTGGGGGCGGGCGTGGGCACCGTCTGGCTGGTCCTGCTGGGGATGGTGGCCTATGTGCCCGGCTACCTGTCCACGCAGCTGGCCAACGAGGATGAGGGGACGATGTCCCTTCGGTTTGCGAACCAATTTGCCCGGGGGATGGAGCAGTCGGGCCTGAGCCGGATCGTCGAGCGGTTTCAACCTGCGGACGAGGCGCACTATCTCGCGTCGGACATTCTGGGGATGGTTTACCACAATCCATCGGTGCACAGCCGGCTGGCCAGCTATCCGCCCTTCCTGGGCATGGCGGAGCGGCAGGAAGTGGCGGACCTGGGCCGGGATCCCGAGATCCAGACACTGCTCCAGTCGCGGGCGGGGCTGATGGAGATCCTGGAGCATCCCCGGATTCGGGCGGTGGCGGACAACCATGAGATCGTGAACGAGTTGCTGGAGTTGGATTTGCGGGATCTGGAGGCCTACCTGCGGACGGGGGTTTCGGACCGGTTCAAGGACGAGCGCATTCTGGGACGCTGGCGCTTGAACGTGCGCCGCAGCATTGCGGAGATGCGCAATGTCGGGTCGGAGCGGCTGCCCGCGGTGGAGTTCAACCTGCTTCGACGGGCGTTGAACGTTTACTTGGACGAGATGGTGCTGGGCTTCACCACGGATCATCGGGCGCTCCTGAAGGTCAAGGCCAAGGACGAGCACAAACTCCTGGAAGTGGTTGGCCGGGCGGGATCGGCGAGTGCTCCCACGTCAGCGACTCCGGTGGATGGAGAGTATGCCCCGTCGGCTCCTGGGTCGGGTTCCGGAATGACGGCACGATCTTTGGCGGCGCGGGCCTTGCCGCAGGCTCAGCCGACGGAGAGCACCGCGGATCTCTATCGGGATCGCTACGGTCTGGGCGGTGGCGGTGGCGGTGGCGGCGGTGGGGTGCAGCAGCGCGGCGTGCCGTTGGCGACCACGACTCCGCGGATGGCTCCAGGACGTCCTCCTTCGCGGCCCAGTTCGTCCTCCATCCTGGCGCCGATGATGACCACGGGGGATGGCGAGTGGTCCCGGGCCGGGGACGACTATCGAATTCGCATTTCCCAAGGGGGCAACTCGTTGGATCTGCAGGCGACCATCCGGGATCGCCAGATGATGACCTCGGTGGACGGTCGCATCCTGGTCTTCGACCGCCTGTAA
- a CDS encoding proteasome subunit alpha has product MTEEPYRWIEAIGNRREYVETQLRGGSPVFAASLDDGILLLGVGTGHSKVFEIFDRHALAGLGHPTDLERVRQTLIDAAHLEAFTRASADVSLRRLVSFGLGPQLKTAFEQLFSPPFLVRLLLAEVGQRPTNDLLVRLDFDGSFELRPGGVAIAADSPSGTAAAGDWLAPRIDSSTSLPDASLWLLEAWHRLTASEPFPADLDRPRTAWTLPAGRQVEAALLRRTAPGEARYQPLDPAQLVPPPA; this is encoded by the coding sequence ATGACTGAAGAACCCTACAGGTGGATCGAGGCGATCGGGAACCGCCGCGAATACGTGGAAACCCAGCTCCGGGGCGGTTCGCCCGTCTTCGCCGCCAGCCTCGACGACGGGATCCTGCTCCTCGGCGTCGGCACCGGACATTCCAAGGTCTTCGAAATCTTCGACCGCCACGCCCTCGCCGGTCTCGGGCATCCCACCGACCTCGAACGGGTCCGCCAGACGTTGATCGATGCCGCCCACCTGGAAGCCTTCACCCGCGCCTCGGCGGATGTCTCCCTCCGGCGCCTGGTCAGCTTCGGCCTCGGACCCCAGCTCAAAACCGCCTTCGAACAGCTCTTCAGCCCGCCCTTCCTCGTCCGACTCCTCCTCGCCGAAGTGGGCCAGCGCCCAACCAACGATCTCCTCGTCCGGCTCGATTTCGACGGTTCCTTCGAACTCCGGCCCGGCGGCGTGGCGATCGCAGCCGACAGCCCCTCCGGAACCGCCGCAGCCGGGGACTGGCTTGCCCCGCGCATCGATTCGTCCACATCCCTGCCCGATGCGTCCCTCTGGCTCCTCGAGGCCTGGCATCGCCTGACCGCCTCCGAACCGTTCCCGGCCGACCTCGACCGTCCCCGAACCGCGTGGACCCTCCCCGCCGGCCGTCAGGTCGAAGCCGCCCTGCTCCGCCGCACCGCGCCCGGCGAAGCCCGCTACCAGCCCCTGGACCCGGCCCAACTCGTGCCCCCCCCCGCATGA
- a CDS encoding ubiquitin-like protein UBact, with translation MPEQTQKTRPPIPRPSGGGGEGPKAPDIEKPNTEELLKRMRRVDPDQARRYRQRTGE, from the coding sequence ATGCCCGAGCAGACTCAAAAGACTCGCCCTCCCATCCCGCGCCCGTCCGGCGGAGGCGGTGAAGGACCGAAAGCCCCCGACATCGAGAAGCCCAATACCGAGGAACTCCTCAAACGCATGCGCCGCGTCGATCCCGATCAGGCGCGCCGCTACCGCCAGCGCACCGGCGAGTAA
- a CDS encoding proteasome subunit alpha — protein sequence MGDSLPPPLAGDFFALLARHHLQNPAPDASASLPPTQIQATTVFAFHFAGGVLMAGDRRATAGHLIVTEQVDKILELDASSLLAIAGVPATAFEIARTLKTSFEYYRRSQLQSLSLPARLRALSRALRDNLPLTLQGVGVVAPLFAGLDTTSSPPRPQIYFYDPLGAQFQAAAFAASGSGAITIRSLLSFQERFGSPTPSRLPRREAVQLALRVLTVAAEFDTATGGIQPDASRFATLRILGPDGISTVDDAEQRDALG from the coding sequence GTGGGAGACTCCCTACCCCCTCCGCTGGCGGGCGATTTCTTCGCCCTCCTGGCCCGTCACCACCTCCAGAACCCCGCGCCGGACGCCTCGGCCTCGCTGCCCCCCACCCAGATCCAGGCCACCACGGTCTTCGCCTTCCATTTCGCCGGGGGCGTCCTGATGGCCGGCGACCGGCGCGCCACCGCCGGCCACCTCATCGTCACCGAGCAGGTGGACAAAATCCTCGAACTGGACGCCTCATCCCTCCTCGCCATCGCCGGCGTTCCGGCCACCGCCTTCGAGATCGCGCGTACCCTCAAGACGTCGTTCGAATACTACCGGCGCAGCCAGTTGCAGTCCCTCAGCCTTCCCGCCCGGCTCCGCGCCCTCTCCCGCGCCCTCCGCGATAACCTCCCCCTCACCCTTCAGGGGGTCGGTGTCGTCGCCCCCCTCTTCGCCGGCCTCGACACCACCTCTTCACCACCCCGGCCCCAGATCTATTTCTATGATCCCCTCGGAGCGCAGTTCCAGGCCGCCGCCTTCGCCGCCTCCGGCTCGGGTGCCATCACCATCCGCAGTCTCCTCAGTTTTCAGGAACGGTTCGGGTCCCCCACGCCCTCCCGCCTCCCGCGCCGTGAAGCCGTCCAGCTCGCCCTCCGCGTCCTCACCGTCGCCGCGGAATTCGATACCGCCACCGGCGGCATCCAGCCCGATGCCTCCCGCTTCGCCACCCTCCGCATCCTCGGTCCGGACGGCATCTCGACGGTGGACGATGCGGAACAACGTGACGCCCTCGGTTGA
- a CDS encoding proteasome accessory factor PafA2 family protein, translating to MQPAPILFGLETEFGIARGDHPDLDVVAESIALVRSAAEPGVLMRWDYASENPHRDMRGFDVAQLRQDDDEARYFAQDARRELSFAEIKSDFVFANGARFYNDHAHPEYCTPECARLSDLVLHDRAGERIVMACAAALSRQRGETVRLYKNNTDFAGHSYGCHENYLIPRALDWNILATAIQAFLVTRQIFAGAGKFAFEEEDRLVGHGFQISQRSDFFSELQSVDTMQRRPIVNTRDEPHADPRYWRRFHVILGDANMSPFATWLKVGTTALTLEAIVREPAHPWPALADPLAALRTISADPHWRWEIRCTDRSPATAISVQRDYLDAVRQTCDLSDPDRAALVTAWAGVLDDLESDPARCRDRLDWVAKHALIREFQAAQQIRDDDPWLLSLDLEYHRLDTAEGLYFALEDSGAMRRVPPPADVERAIHSPPDNTRAAVRGLCIARFAPFVLSAQWDHVTLQTRRGPLRIDLTDLFTPERLESLLAALHAAATPDDLRFAPSDGN from the coding sequence ATCCAGCCCGCCCCGATCCTTTTCGGACTCGAAACCGAGTTCGGCATCGCCCGCGGCGACCACCCCGACCTCGACGTGGTCGCCGAGTCCATTGCCCTCGTCCGCAGTGCCGCCGAACCCGGCGTCCTGATGCGCTGGGATTACGCCTCCGAAAATCCCCACCGGGACATGCGCGGCTTCGACGTCGCCCAGCTCCGCCAGGACGACGACGAGGCCCGTTACTTTGCCCAGGACGCCCGGCGCGAACTCAGCTTCGCCGAGATCAAGAGCGATTTCGTCTTCGCCAACGGCGCCCGCTTCTACAACGACCACGCCCACCCGGAATACTGCACCCCGGAATGCGCCCGCCTCTCCGACCTCGTCCTCCACGACCGCGCCGGGGAACGCATCGTCATGGCCTGCGCCGCCGCCCTCTCCCGCCAGCGCGGCGAAACCGTCCGCCTCTACAAGAACAACACCGACTTCGCCGGCCACAGCTACGGTTGCCACGAAAACTACCTCATCCCCCGCGCCCTCGACTGGAACATTCTCGCGACCGCCATCCAGGCCTTCCTGGTCACCCGCCAGATCTTCGCCGGAGCCGGCAAGTTTGCCTTCGAGGAGGAGGACCGCCTGGTCGGGCACGGATTCCAGATCTCCCAGCGCAGCGACTTCTTCAGCGAACTGCAAAGCGTGGACACCATGCAGCGGCGCCCCATCGTCAATACCCGCGACGAACCCCACGCCGACCCACGCTACTGGCGCCGCTTCCACGTCATCCTCGGCGACGCCAACATGTCCCCCTTCGCCACCTGGCTGAAGGTCGGCACCACCGCCCTCACCCTCGAGGCGATCGTCCGCGAACCCGCCCACCCCTGGCCAGCCCTCGCCGATCCCCTCGCCGCCCTCCGCACCATCTCCGCCGACCCGCACTGGCGCTGGGAAATCCGCTGCACCGACCGCTCCCCCGCCACCGCCATCTCCGTCCAGCGCGACTACCTCGATGCCGTCCGCCAAACCTGTGACCTGTCCGACCCCGACCGTGCCGCCCTGGTGACCGCCTGGGCCGGGGTCCTCGATGACCTCGAATCCGACCCCGCCCGATGCCGGGACCGCCTCGACTGGGTTGCCAAACATGCCCTCATCCGCGAATTCCAGGCGGCCCAGCAGATCCGTGACGACGATCCCTGGCTGCTCAGCCTTGACCTCGAGTACCACCGCCTCGACACCGCCGAGGGCCTCTACTTCGCCCTCGAGGACTCCGGCGCCATGCGACGTGTCCCCCCGCCCGCCGATGTCGAACGGGCCATCCATTCCCCCCCCGACAACACCCGCGCCGCCGTGCGCGGCCTGTGCATCGCCCGCTTCGCCCCCTTCGTCCTCTCCGCCCAGTGGGACCATGTCACCCTCCAGACCCGGCGTGGCCCCCTGCGCATCGACCTGACCGATCTCTTCACCCCGGAACGTCTCGAATCCCTCCTTGCCGCCCTGCACGCCGCCGCGACACCGGACGACTTGCGCTTTGCCCCTTCCGACGGAAACTAA
- a CDS encoding proteasome accessory factor PafA2 family protein — translation MTRVVGLETEYGCLSDDPAGPAATVGLVRGWLFERQRYGLPDVFQRDWDEPPGNGGFLFNGGRAYVDMGHLEYCTPECLQLRDLILYDRAGDLLLDEALSSLGLTARAGFIRNNIDHYSGATFGCHENYLVRRSAPLTERNVLSVLAFLTLRVLYSGAGRVGSSLGAENRGDHRRPGANPHFQISQRADYINNELFEWVQFNRAIINTRDEPLADPRRFRRLHLLHGDTSVLPCTLALKIGTTALVLDLLEIDHLPHLSLADSVQTFRILSHQTDGPWEVTLAEGGSADAIEILARYQAAASAEFRGRDAETDAILALWAETLDALSKDPQRLIGRVDWITKQWLLSQFVEREGVSWDDPWLRSQDLEFHHASVTRSLGHALDRSPDPWAIRQGDATKALDTPPADTRAHARSQLMRRISQREGRYFVDWEIVDIEGFETLHLLDPFSPQPPEPKPLSEPPDSKPS, via the coding sequence ATGACCCGCGTCGTCGGTCTCGAAACCGAATACGGCTGCCTCTCCGACGACCCCGCCGGCCCGGCGGCAACCGTCGGACTCGTCCGCGGCTGGCTGTTCGAACGTCAGCGTTACGGACTGCCCGATGTCTTCCAGCGCGACTGGGATGAACCGCCCGGCAACGGCGGATTCCTGTTCAACGGCGGACGCGCCTACGTGGACATGGGGCACCTCGAATACTGCACCCCCGAGTGTCTCCAGCTCCGGGACCTCATCCTCTACGACCGCGCCGGCGATCTCCTCCTCGACGAAGCCCTCTCCTCCCTCGGCCTCACCGCACGGGCCGGCTTCATCCGCAACAACATCGACCACTACTCGGGGGCCACCTTCGGCTGCCACGAAAACTATCTCGTCCGCCGCAGCGCCCCCCTCACCGAGCGCAACGTCCTCTCCGTCCTCGCCTTCCTCACCCTTCGCGTCCTCTATTCGGGCGCCGGCCGGGTCGGCTCCTCCCTCGGCGCCGAGAACCGCGGCGATCACCGCCGGCCCGGCGCCAATCCTCATTTCCAGATCAGTCAGCGCGCCGACTACATCAACAACGAGCTGTTCGAGTGGGTCCAGTTCAACCGCGCCATCATCAATACCCGCGACGAACCCCTCGCCGATCCCCGCCGCTTCCGCCGCCTCCACCTCCTCCACGGCGACACCAGCGTCCTCCCCTGCACCCTCGCCCTCAAAATCGGCACCACGGCGCTCGTCCTCGATCTCCTCGAAATCGACCACCTGCCCCATCTCTCCCTCGCCGACTCGGTCCAGACTTTCCGCATCCTGTCCCACCAGACCGACGGCCCCTGGGAGGTCACGCTGGCCGAAGGCGGGTCCGCCGATGCCATCGAGATCCTCGCCCGTTATCAGGCCGCCGCGTCGGCCGAATTCCGCGGTCGCGATGCCGAAACCGATGCCATCCTTGCCCTCTGGGCCGAAACCCTGGATGCCCTCTCCAAGGACCCCCAACGCCTGATCGGCCGGGTGGACTGGATCACCAAGCAATGGCTCCTCTCCCAGTTCGTGGAACGGGAGGGCGTGTCCTGGGACGATCCCTGGCTCCGCTCCCAGGACCTCGAATTCCACCACGCCTCCGTCACCCGTTCCCTCGGCCACGCCCTCGACCGTTCGCCCGATCCCTGGGCCATCCGTCAGGGGGACGCCACCAAGGCCCTCGACACCCCCCCGGCCGACACCCGCGCCCATGCCCGTTCCCAGCTCATGCGTCGCATCTCCCAGCGAGAGGGTCGCTACTTCGTGGACTGGGAGATCGTGGACATCGAGGGCTTCGAAACGCTGCACCTCCTCGATCCCTTCTCCCCCCAGCCGCCCGAGCCCAAGCCTCTCTCGGAACCGCCCGATTCAAAGCCCTCCTGA